The Anaerolineae bacterium genome has a window encoding:
- a CDS encoding ABC transporter ATP-binding protein, producing the protein LAVLQYGTKIAEGPTMEVSQDPKVLEAYLGAAHEL; encoded by the coding sequence CTGGCGGTGCTCCAGTACGGCACCAAGATCGCCGAAGGCCCGACCATGGAAGTCTCGCAGGACCCGAAGGTTCTGGAAGCCTATCTGGGCGCAGCGCATGAGCTGTAG